A DNA window from Microcystis aeruginosa NIES-843 contains the following coding sequences:
- a CDS encoding non-ribosomal peptide synthetase has product MNNTNRQNVADIYPLSPMQQGMLFHSLYEPDSDVYFVQFSCNLKGNVDTTIFEQAWQRLVEKYVVFRTAFIWESLSQPVQVVYRQVTVRVATFDWQHLTAQQQEQELAVFLESDQQKSLELSEAPLMRLNLIKLDKNTYQFVWSSHHLLLDGWSLSLVIKDFLKIYQEISQNQISTDQPVVSYRQYIAWLQQQEQKPAEEFWQQKLQGFTAPTPLVIERSANSKNSNVYKKQQIQFPASTTATCQSFVRKNRLTLNNLVQATWGLLLSRYSQETDIVFGATVSGRETSIAGIEAMVGLFINTLPMRIQVKPDTSALTLLKDLQAQLVESNQYSYSSLAEIQTWSEIPRGASLFDSIVVFENYPVDATAVLGNDSFCLENIQVSQQTNYPLTLIALPGDQLQVRISYDTNRFDDGTITRLLGHFQTLLEGMVANPEARVSQLPLLTEFEKNQLLIDGHNPQVDYPVTKCLHQLFEEQVKRTPEAVAVVYSDQQLTYNELNNRANHLAHYLQSLGVKPDQLVGICLERSLEMIVGLLGILKAGGAYVPLDPEYPIERLSFMLEDAQLSVLLTQQKLGETLPQHQAQIIYLDTDWEKIAENSHSNPENTVTPDNLAYVIYTSGSTGKPKGVLVNHSNVVRLFAATDAWYNFNSQDVWSLFHSYAFDFSVWEMWGALLYGGRLVVVPYLITRSPEAFYQLLCQEKVTILNQTPTAFRQLIQAEESLKGSFPLSRGDRSSTTDNDLSLRLVIFGGEALEINSLQSWFQRHGDQCPQLVNMYGITETTVHVTYRPLSMTDLDSTASVIGRPIPDLQVYLLDQYLQLVPVGVPGEMYVGGAGVTKGYLNRPELTKERFISSPFEKDEVIPPTPLNKGGNEPSKLYKTGDLARYLPKGELEYLGRIDNQVKIRGFRIELGEIEALLASHPQIWETVVIVRDDATGDKRLVAYIVPQSEKTITINEIRQFLKAKLPSYMIPNAFVILDALPLTANGKIDSRALPPPESSSEPSEKYVAPRNPIEDILVTVWSEVLKVEKVGINDNFFELGGHSLLATKLVAQIRDRLKVELPLRQLFNSATLAELAQGIEQLKQEKSAPIVPAILPRKRK; this is encoded by the coding sequence ATGAATAACACAAATAGACAAAATGTAGCCGATATTTATCCCCTATCGCCGATGCAACAGGGGATGTTGTTTCATAGCTTGTATGAGCCAGATTCAGATGTATATTTCGTCCAATTTAGTTGTAATTTAAAGGGCAATGTCGATACAACAATATTCGAGCAAGCTTGGCAAAGATTAGTAGAAAAGTATGTCGTTTTCCGTACAGCTTTTATTTGGGAATCATTGAGCCAACCTGTACAAGTAGTGTATCGACAAGTAACTGTGAGAGTCGCTACATTTGATTGGCAACATTTAACCGCACAACAGCAAGAACAGGAATTAGCAGTTTTTTTGGAGAGTGATCAGCAAAAATCCCTAGAATTGTCTGAAGCTCCATTAATGCGCCTAAATCTGATCAAGTTGGATAAAAATACCTATCAATTTGTTTGGAGTAGTCATCATTTATTACTTGATGGTTGGTCTTTATCTTTAGTGATTAAAGATTTTTTAAAGATTTATCAAGAAATTTCTCAAAATCAGATTAGCACTGATCAACCTGTTGTCAGCTATCGCCAATATATTGCTTGGCTACAGCAACAGGAACAAAAACCAGCCGAAGAATTTTGGCAACAAAAACTGCAAGGTTTTACTGCTCCTACTCCTTTGGTCATAGAAAGATCAGCGAATTCAAAAAATAGCAACGTCTATAAAAAACAGCAAATTCAGTTCCCCGCTTCAACCACAGCTACCTGCCAATCTTTTGTTAGGAAAAATCGCTTGACACTGAATAATTTAGTGCAAGCAACTTGGGGATTATTGCTATCGCGCTATAGCCAAGAAACAGACATAGTATTTGGTGCGACTGTATCTGGTCGTGAGACATCTATTGCTGGTATTGAAGCAATGGTGGGATTATTTATTAATACCTTGCCCATGCGAATCCAAGTTAAACCGGACACCTCAGCACTGACTTTATTGAAAGATTTACAAGCTCAGTTAGTTGAGTCTAATCAATACTCATATAGTTCATTAGCAGAGATTCAAACTTGGAGTGAAATCCCTAGAGGTGCATCTTTATTTGACAGTATAGTTGTTTTTGAAAATTATCCAGTTGACGCTACTGCGGTATTAGGCAATGATAGTTTTTGTCTGGAAAATATTCAGGTTTCTCAACAAACTAATTATCCTCTAACATTAATTGCGCTCCCTGGGGATCAATTACAGGTGCGAATTAGCTATGATACTAACCGATTTGATGATGGGACAATTACTCGCCTATTGGGGCATTTTCAAACCTTACTGGAGGGAATGGTCGCCAATCCAGAGGCGCGAGTTTCTCAATTACCTCTGCTGACAGAATTTGAGAAAAATCAATTATTAATAGACGGTCATAATCCGCAGGTTGATTACCCAGTTACTAAGTGTCTTCACCAGTTATTTGAAGAGCAGGTAAAACGCACACCCGAAGCGGTAGCAGTTGTATATTCAGATCAACAATTAACCTACAATGAATTAAATAATCGAGCTAATCATTTAGCGCATTATTTGCAATCTTTGGGAGTAAAACCTGATCAATTAGTGGGTATTTGTCTTGAACGTTCTTTAGAGATGATTGTGGGTTTATTGGGGATATTAAAAGCGGGTGGTGCTTATGTTCCTCTTGACCCAGAATATCCGATTGAACGGTTAAGCTTCATGTTAGAAGATGCTCAATTATCAGTGCTGTTAACGCAACAAAAGCTAGGAGAAACTCTACCTCAACATCAAGCGCAGATTATTTATTTAGATACCGACTGGGAAAAAATTGCCGAAAACAGCCATTCAAATCCAGAAAACACCGTCACCCCAGATAACTTAGCTTATGTTATCTACACTTCCGGTTCCACGGGTAAACCGAAAGGAGTTTTAGTCAATCACTCCAATGTCGTGCGATTATTTGCCGCTACAGATGCTTGGTATAATTTTAATAGTCAAGATGTCTGGAGTCTATTTCATTCCTACGCTTTTGACTTTTCGGTGTGGGAAATGTGGGGAGCTTTGTTATATGGTGGACGCTTGGTAGTTGTCCCCTACTTAATAACTCGTTCCCCCGAAGCATTTTATCAGCTATTATGTCAAGAAAAAGTAACAATTCTCAATCAAACTCCTACCGCTTTCCGTCAGTTAATTCAAGCTGAAGAATCCTTAAAAGGAAGTTTTCCCTTATCAAGGGGGGATCGTTCATCGACAACAGATAACGATTTAAGCTTACGTTTAGTTATTTTTGGAGGAGAAGCTTTAGAAATTAACAGCTTACAATCTTGGTTTCAGCGCCATGGCGACCAATGCCCCCAATTGGTTAATATGTACGGAATTACGGAAACTACCGTTCATGTCACCTATCGACCATTAAGTATGACCGACTTGGATAGTACAGCTAGTGTGATTGGTCGTCCCATTCCCGACTTACAAGTATATTTACTAGACCAATATTTACAACTTGTACCGGTTGGTGTACCCGGGGAGATGTATGTGGGGGGTGCCGGAGTAACAAAAGGTTATCTCAATCGTCCTGAATTGACCAAAGAAAGGTTTATTTCTAGTCCTTTTGAGAAGGATGAAGTGATCCCCCCAACCCCCCTTAATAAGGGGGGCAATGAGCCGTCAAAATTATATAAAACGGGAGATTTAGCCCGTTATTTACCCAAGGGAGAATTAGAATATTTAGGACGCATTGACAATCAAGTTAAGATTCGGGGTTTTCGGATTGAGTTGGGGGAAATCGAAGCATTATTAGCATCTCATCCCCAGATTTGGGAAACAGTAGTAATAGTGAGGGATGATGCAACAGGAGATAAGCGTCTTGTGGCCTACATTGTGCCACAATCGGAAAAAACGATTACCATTAACGAAATACGGCAATTCCTGAAAGCTAAATTACCCAGTTACATGATACCTAATGCTTTCGTTATTTTAGATGCCTTACCCCTTACTGCTAATGGAAAAATAGATAGTCGAGCTTTACCCCCACCAGAATCTAGTAGTGAACCATCAGAAAAATATGTTGCTCCGCGTAACCCGATCGAGGATATATTAGTAACTGTTTGGTCAGAAGTGCTAAAAGTCGAGAAAGTGGGTATAAATGATAACTTCTTTGAACTGGGAGGACATTCCCTACTAGCCACTAAATTAGTAGCACAGATCCGCGATCGCTTGAAAGTTGAACTTCCCCTACGTCAGTTATTCAACTCGGCCACACTAGCAGAATTAGCCCAAGGGATTGAACAGTTAAAACAGGAAAAATCCGCTCCCATCGTTCCAGCCATTTTACCAAGAAAAAGAAAATGA
- a CDS encoding non-ribosomal peptide synthetase: MKTIYPLSPGQEAMWLICQIAPESVAYNIFITAKIHAYLNIAVVNRVWQKIIEKHPILRTTYTSYEGKPVQKVNQQENFKVEVIDASDWSEDQLVEKIYAIADRPFNLEKDSVLRVNLFTRSAAEHILLLTMHHIAGDMWSYNLLLSEFQALYPEEVEQVSQQQTETAPDSWNENKTYANFVQWQAAMLSGNRGEKLWQYWQQQLAGELPILHLLPDKPRPPVKTYQGASYIAKLDEQLTEKLRYLASASNTSLYQILLTAFYVQLYRYTNQTDILIGSPMRGRTAKEFKEIVGYFSNLTVLRISVQENATFTELLAQVGKIVRQAQKHQDYPFSWLADKLQPQRDTSRSPLCQVSFAWQALTWCEAKNNSLHLQKSLLRMEPYLKGQRGGHLDLSLMVREAKGEIEPCWQYNTDLFDAATIERMVKHFVRLLNSIVLNPQQPIFQLLMLTEVEQQQLLFEWNNTQADYPLDKCIHQLFEEQVERTPDHIAVVFEDQQLNYRELNARANQLAHYLQNLGVGPDVLVGICVERSLEMMVGLLGILKAGGGYLPIDPEYPTERLLYILQDAQVRVLLTQKHLIAGLPKHQSELVCLDTDWSFITQAQESNPCCEVQPENLAYAIYTSGSTGDPKGVMIQHSSVVNLAHGLHQAIYAHHQISPLRVSINGSLAFDTSVKQIIQLIYGHSLNIVPEKVRFDGHAMLSYLRQQKIDVLDCTPSQLRLLISVGLLDSDNHPQSVLVGGEAIDESMWATLAKAQNINFYNVYGPTECTVDTTICLITANLKPVIGRPIANVQTYILDEYLQPVPVGVPGELHIGGAGLARGYLNCPELTNEKFISHPFHQTTESRLYKTGDLARYLPDGNIEYLGRIDNQVKIRGFRIELGEIEAVLSQHNYVETTCVTAREDSPGIKRLVAYIVPPKNVTPSTNELRQFLKARLPDYMIPSAFVTLETLPLTPNGKLDHRALPEPNLRGEIELNFVAPRNLEEEILATIWSQVLRVEPVGIYDNFFELGGDSILTIQIITRARKAGLELTPKQLFTHQSIAELATVATRVTESQTEPEIVNPPPPEADTGDYTAQDFPLLEIDQIELEQILAQL, encoded by the coding sequence ATGAAAACAATTTACCCACTTTCACCGGGACAAGAAGCAATGTGGTTAATCTGCCAAATTGCTCCGGAGAGCGTTGCTTATAATATATTTATTACTGCAAAAATTCATGCTTATTTAAACATTGCTGTTGTCAATCGTGTCTGGCAAAAAATTATTGAAAAGCACCCAATTCTGAGAACCACCTATACCAGTTATGAAGGCAAACCGGTACAGAAGGTTAACCAGCAAGAGAATTTTAAGGTTGAGGTAATAGATGCCAGCGACTGGAGCGAAGACCAATTAGTAGAAAAAATCTATGCTATTGCTGACCGCCCTTTTAACTTAGAAAAAGATTCAGTTTTGCGGGTGAATTTATTTACTCGTTCAGCAGCAGAACACATTCTCTTGCTGACAATGCACCACATTGCTGGTGATATGTGGTCTTATAATTTACTGCTGAGTGAATTTCAAGCTTTATATCCCGAGGAAGTGGAGCAAGTTAGTCAACAGCAGACAGAAACAGCCCCAGATTCTTGGAATGAAAATAAAACTTATGCAAATTTTGTCCAATGGCAAGCAGCAATGCTATCGGGTAATAGGGGAGAAAAACTGTGGCAATATTGGCAACAACAATTAGCTGGCGAATTGCCAATTTTGCATCTGCTTCCCGACAAACCTCGCCCTCCAGTAAAGACTTATCAAGGAGCCTCATACATTGCCAAGCTAGATGAACAGTTAACTGAAAAACTCAGGTATCTAGCTTCAGCATCGAACACCAGTCTTTATCAGATTCTGCTCACAGCATTTTACGTCCAACTTTACCGCTACACTAATCAAACAGATATTCTTATAGGTAGTCCGATGAGAGGTCGGACGGCTAAAGAATTTAAAGAGATTGTTGGCTACTTTTCCAACCTGACCGTTTTAAGAATTTCTGTTCAGGAGAATGCCACATTTACAGAACTTCTGGCTCAAGTTGGCAAAATAGTTAGACAAGCCCAAAAGCATCAAGATTACCCATTTTCTTGGTTAGCAGATAAACTTCAGCCACAAAGAGATACTAGCCGTTCGCCTTTATGTCAAGTCAGTTTTGCTTGGCAAGCACTAACTTGGTGTGAAGCAAAAAATAATTCCTTGCATTTGCAAAAATCCCTGTTGCGAATGGAGCCATACTTGAAAGGACAACGAGGCGGACACTTGGATTTGAGTTTAATGGTAAGGGAAGCGAAAGGGGAGATTGAGCCGTGTTGGCAATATAACACCGACTTATTTGATGCCGCTACCATTGAGCGTATGGTCAAGCATTTTGTCAGACTGCTCAACTCTATTGTGCTGAACCCACAGCAGCCCATTTTCCAATTATTAATGCTCACAGAAGTTGAGCAGCAGCAGTTACTTTTTGAGTGGAATAATACTCAGGCTGACTATCCATTAGATAAGTGTATTCATCAATTGTTTGAGGAACAGGTGGAACGAACTCCTGATCATATAGCGGTCGTGTTTGAAGACCAGCAGTTAAATTATCGGGAGTTGAATGCCAGAGCGAACCAGTTAGCTCATTACCTGCAAAATTTGGGGGTGGGACCAGATGTGTTGGTGGGAATTTGTGTCGAGCGTTCCCTAGAAATGATGGTAGGACTGCTAGGTATTTTGAAAGCAGGTGGAGGTTATTTACCAATTGACCCTGAGTATCCAACTGAGCGTTTACTGTATATACTCCAAGATGCTCAAGTTAGAGTTCTATTAACCCAAAAACATTTAATCGCAGGACTTCCAAAACACCAATCAGAACTCGTTTGTTTAGATACTGACTGGTCGTTTATCACTCAAGCACAGGAATCAAATCCCTGCTGTGAAGTTCAACCGGAAAACTTAGCTTATGCAATCTACACTTCAGGTTCAACAGGAGACCCAAAGGGAGTGATGATTCAGCATTCCTCCGTTGTCAATCTTGCTCACGGACTGCATCAAGCTATTTATGCTCACCATCAGATTTCCCCATTGCGAGTCAGCATCAATGGTTCTTTAGCTTTTGACACTTCCGTGAAACAGATTATCCAACTGATATATGGTCATAGCCTGAACATTGTGCCAGAAAAGGTGCGATTTGATGGCCATGCCATGTTATCCTACCTGCGGCAGCAAAAAATAGATGTATTGGATTGCACACCATCGCAACTGAGGCTACTGATTTCAGTAGGATTGCTGGACAGTGACAATCATCCTCAATCTGTTTTGGTGGGAGGAGAAGCCATTGATGAATCTATGTGGGCAACTTTGGCAAAGGCTCAAAACATTAATTTCTATAACGTTTATGGACCGACAGAATGCACTGTGGATACCACAATCTGTTTGATCACAGCTAACCTCAAACCAGTGATTGGTCGTCCTATTGCTAACGTACAAACCTATATTTTAGACGAATATTTACAACCTGTTCCTGTTGGTGTGCCTGGGGAATTACACATAGGCGGTGCGGGATTAGCGAGAGGCTATCTCAATTGTCCAGAGTTAACCAATGAAAAATTTATCTCTCATCCCTTCCATCAGACAACAGAAAGCAGATTATATAAAACAGGAGATTTAGCTCGTTATTTACCGGATGGCAATATCGAATACTTAGGACGTATTGATAACCAGGTAAAAATTAGAGGATTCCGCATTGAATTAGGAGAAATTGAAGCGGTTCTGAGTCAGCATAATTATGTAGAAACAACTTGTGTCACCGCTCGTGAAGATAGTCCAGGAATAAAACGCCTAGTTGCTTACATCGTGCCGCCCAAAAATGTCACCCCAAGCACAAATGAACTGCGGCAATTTCTCAAAGCTAGGCTCCCAGATTACATGATTCCTAGTGCTTTTGTTACCTTAGAAACCTTACCTTTAACCCCCAATGGCAAATTAGACCATCGTGCTTTACCTGAACCCAACTTGCGTGGGGAGATAGAATTGAATTTTGTTGCTCCTCGTAACCTAGAAGAAGAAATATTAGCCACAATCTGGTCACAAGTTTTGCGAGTAGAGCCAGTAGGTATCTATGATAACTTCTTTGAACTGGGGGGCGATTCCATCCTGACTATTCAAATCATTACTAGAGCGAGAAAAGCAGGATTAGAGTTAACCCCCAAACAATTATTTACCCATCAAAGTATCGCCGAATTAGCCACAGTAGCAACAAGAGTCACCGAGTCACAAACAGAACCAGAAATAGTGAATCCTCCGCCGCCTGAAGCGGATACTGGAGATTACACCGCCCAAGATTTCCCCTTATTAGAAATCGACCAAATAGAACTAGAACAAATATTAGCTCAACTGTAA
- a CDS encoding RNA-guided endonuclease InsQ/TnpB family protein encodes MEKAYSFRFYPTPTQESLLRRTLGCVRLVYNKALHERTQAWYERQERVGYTETSSMLTDWKKQEELEFLNEVSCVPLQQGLRHLQTAFTNFFAGRTKYPNFKKKHQGGSAEFTKSAFKFKDKQIYLAKCTKPLPIRWSRQIPEACDPSTVTVRLHPSGRWHISIRFDDPTIKPLPVTDKAIGIDLGISSLVITSDGDKVSNPKHFKKHYRRLRKAQKSLSRKQKGSKNREKARIKVARIHARITDNRKDHLHKLTTQLVRENQTIVVENLAVKNMVKNPKLSQAISDVSWGEITRQLAYKCRWYGRNYIEIDRWFPSSKRCSNCGYIAEKMPLNIREWDCPDCGTHHDRDINASKNILAAGLAVSVCRATIRPEQSKSVKAGAEPRKGKKQKPKS; translated from the coding sequence ATGGAAAAAGCCTATTCGTTTCGATTTTACCCCACACCAACACAAGAGTCGCTATTGCGGCGCACATTGGGCTGTGTAAGATTAGTTTACAACAAAGCTCTCCACGAACGAACACAAGCTTGGTACGAAAGACAAGAAAGAGTAGGATATACTGAAACTTCTTCAATGCTAACCGATTGGAAAAAACAAGAAGAATTAGAGTTTTTAAACGAAGTTAGCTGTGTACCTTTACAACAAGGGTTAAGACATTTACAAACAGCTTTTACTAACTTCTTTGCTGGTCGTACTAAGTATCCTAACTTTAAGAAAAAACATCAGGGAGGAAGTGCCGAATTTACCAAATCTGCTTTTAAGTTCAAAGACAAACAAATCTATTTAGCCAAATGCACAAAACCTTTACCTATTCGGTGGTCAAGACAAATACCAGAAGCTTGTGACCCAAGTACAGTAACAGTCAGATTACATCCTTCAGGACGTTGGCATATCTCAATAAGATTTGATGACCCAACAATTAAGCCATTACCAGTAACAGATAAAGCCATCGGAATTGACTTAGGAATTAGTAGCCTCGTGATTACCAGCGATGGAGACAAGGTATCTAATCCTAAGCATTTTAAGAAACATTATCGGAGACTGCGAAAGGCCCAAAAAAGCCTTTCTAGAAAACAGAAAGGCTCAAAAAATCGGGAAAAAGCAAGAATCAAAGTAGCAAGGATTCACGCTCGAATCACCGATAACAGAAAAGACCATTTACACAAGCTAACCACTCAATTAGTTCGTGAAAACCAAACGATTGTGGTTGAGAATTTAGCCGTCAAGAATATGGTCAAAAACCCGAAATTATCTCAGGCAATATCTGACGTTAGCTGGGGAGAAATCACCCGACAATTAGCCTATAAATGCCGTTGGTACGGCAGAAATTACATCGAAATAGATAGATGGTTTCCTAGCTCTAAAAGGTGTAGTAATTGCGGGTATATTGCTGAGAAAATGCCGTTAAATATTCGAGAATGGGACTGTCCAGACTGTGGGACACACCATGACCGAGATATTAACGCCAGTAAAAATATTTTGGCCGCAGGGCTTGCGGTGTCAGTCTGTAGAGCGACCATAAGACCAGAACAGAGTAAATCTGTTAAGGCAGGTGCGGAACCCCGCAAGGGAAAGAAGCAGAAACCTAAATCGTGA
- a CDS encoding ABC transporter ATP-binding protein/permease, with amino-acid sequence MSAKVPQDRSTTNIISDVSKFWHSVKLIAAPYWYPTESGGRTFADVMKAWAMLILLIGAILGVVGLNAFNSFVSNYLVDVILEKNDFDKFVRTLVVFAVGLLFVTLLVGLLKFLRKRIALDWYAWLNDWILNKYLHNRAYYRINFKSDIDNPDQRLSQEIEPITSKALSFFAVALENVLDMITFLVILWSISSSVAIILVVWTILGNVIAIYFNQALNKITQEELELKANYNYALTHIRNHAESIAFFEGENQELNIIQRRFNKLLDSAKRKIDWERGTEIFSRGYQAAIQVFTFVILGPLYINSEGISFGQVGQACLAANLFATALAELISEFGTSAQFSSYVERLSQFSQALEEVIKQPENLSTIKTIEENQFSFEDVTLQTPDYEQVIVENLSLSVQPGQGLLIVGPSGRGKSSLLRAIAGLWNAGTGRLVRPPLEEVLFLPQRPYIILGTLREQLLYPNRNQETNEIKLREVLQEVNLQNLLNRVNSFDTEEPWENILSLGEQQRLAFARVLITRPSFTILDEATSALDLNNEENLYRQLQKTHTTFISVGHRESLFNYHQWVLELSSNSHWQLLTVEEYRRQKVKEIINISVDNSQDRLEDLPNQETEVNPKINSAGEPPPESPTTTILTEVEEGLSHAQMKELSDYSLSSIRSKASQGKSITGKDGLTYRYDKDPKILKWLRV; translated from the coding sequence ATGTCCGCCAAAGTCCCTCAAGATCGATCGACGACTAATATTATCTCCGATGTCAGCAAATTTTGGCACAGTGTCAAGCTGATCGCTGCTCCCTATTGGTATCCTACTGAATCGGGGGGAAGGACTTTTGCCGATGTGATGAAAGCTTGGGCAATGCTCATCCTACTAATCGGGGCAATCCTAGGAGTTGTGGGATTAAATGCTTTCAATAGCTTTGTTAGTAATTACTTAGTTGATGTCATCCTTGAAAAAAATGATTTTGATAAATTTGTCAGAACTTTGGTAGTTTTTGCGGTTGGACTGCTCTTTGTCACCCTTTTAGTTGGCTTGCTTAAATTTCTCAGAAAAAGAATCGCCCTAGATTGGTATGCTTGGCTCAATGACTGGATTCTCAACAAATATTTGCATAATCGCGCCTATTACAGAATTAATTTTAAATCCGATATCGACAACCCAGATCAGCGTTTATCCCAGGAAATTGAGCCGATTACCAGTAAAGCTCTCTCCTTTTTTGCAGTTGCCCTGGAAAATGTCCTAGATATGATTACTTTTTTAGTGATTCTCTGGTCAATTTCTTCCTCTGTCGCCATTATCTTAGTCGTTTGGACAATTCTCGGTAACGTCATTGCTATCTATTTTAACCAAGCCTTAAATAAAATCACTCAAGAAGAATTAGAACTTAAGGCTAACTATAATTATGCTCTAACCCACATTCGTAATCATGCGGAGTCAATCGCTTTCTTTGAGGGAGAAAATCAGGAATTAAATATTATTCAGCGGCGATTTAATAAACTCTTAGACAGCGCTAAACGTAAAATTGATTGGGAGAGAGGCACAGAAATTTTTAGTCGGGGCTATCAGGCGGCAATTCAAGTATTTACTTTTGTCATTTTGGGTCCTTTGTATATCAATAGTGAGGGCATTAGTTTCGGACAGGTCGGGCAAGCCTGTTTAGCGGCTAATTTGTTTGCTACGGCGCTGGCGGAATTAATTAGTGAATTTGGCACTTCGGCACAATTTAGCAGTTATGTTGAACGTCTATCGCAATTTTCCCAAGCCTTAGAAGAAGTCATTAAACAACCGGAAAATTTAAGCACGATTAAAACCATCGAAGAAAACCAATTTTCCTTTGAAGATGTCACCTTGCAAACCCCCGATTATGAACAGGTAATTGTCGAAAACCTCTCCCTTTCTGTTCAGCCAGGACAAGGTTTATTAATTGTCGGTCCGAGTGGTCGGGGTAAAAGTTCCTTGCTACGCGCAATTGCCGGTTTATGGAATGCAGGCACAGGCCGATTAGTGCGTCCCCCCCTAGAAGAAGTATTGTTTCTGCCCCAACGTCCCTATATAATATTAGGAACCTTGCGAGAACAGTTACTTTATCCCAATCGCAATCAAGAAACCAATGAGATAAAATTAAGGGAAGTTTTACAAGAAGTCAATCTCCAAAATTTACTAAATCGAGTCAATAGCTTTGATACAGAAGAGCCTTGGGAAAACATTTTGTCCCTGGGAGAACAACAACGTTTGGCTTTTGCTAGGGTATTAATTACCCGTCCCAGTTTTACTATCCTCGATGAAGCCACAAGTGCTTTGGACTTAAACAATGAGGAAAATTTATATCGGCAATTGCAGAAAACTCACACAACTTTTATTAGTGTTGGACATCGGGAAAGTCTCTTTAACTATCATCAATGGGTTTTAGAACTCTCTAGTAATTCCCATTGGCAACTGCTTACAGTGGAGGAATATCGCCGACAAAAAGTGAAAGAAATTATTAATATTTCTGTCGATAATTCTCAAGATAGGCTCGAAGATTTACCGAATCAGGAAACCGAGGTCAATCCTAAAATCAATTCTGCCGGGGAACCCCCCCCCGAATCGCCAACGACAACAATCTTAACAGAAGTCGAAGAGGGACTTTCCCATGCACAAATGAAGGAATTAAGCGACTATTCCCTTAGTAGCATCAGAAGCAAAGCCAGTCAGGGAAAATCAATTACGGGGAAAGATGGACTGACCTATCGCTATGACAAAGACCCTAAAATCTTAAAATGGCTAAGAGTTTAG
- a CDS encoding DUF6014 family protein, translated as MNQTLVNQQQLFQEIVQDIEQNKIAIAAKKLRQQEADSCEVPAQWLWKTAAALETNDWSILSEDFINLNFIGKNGYFLMIAPYRINRQGERQLTLSAIYGKIHQNSQPSIEQLESLTREKFGSLRQPIPRNLSFTEIASCGTVKGEKGEAFIVPHRWTFPNSVQGPALNNASEQKRRFSGSSYECIRKIFEPETADLLLGPLEDQINGERYRHLDTQFHEAGHASGLGFDLKLKNKLFQNYTYAGVEEWRSDSLGFEFADCALPAEEAGKLVAVNFCIRFGLDAHRLGGLEKDVDVHASLISLEYLLQNDAIYLTKNGQLSLRNVSYPGLLKAVEMHRTKALSLTRRELNLNSPTGLFALYKVEIHPATQLIFQGLIVERCRGIWLELQ; from the coding sequence ATGAATCAAACCCTGGTTAATCAACAACAGTTGTTCCAAGAAATCGTCCAAGATATCGAGCAAAATAAAATTGCAATCGCGGCGAAAAAACTCCGTCAACAGGAAGCAGATAGCTGTGAAGTTCCGGCTCAGTGGCTCTGGAAAACAGCAGCGGCTTTAGAAACCAACGACTGGAGCATTTTATCAGAAGATTTCATTAATCTGAATTTTATCGGCAAAAATGGTTATTTTCTGATGATTGCTCCCTATCGCATCAATCGTCAGGGAGAACGACAACTCACGTTGAGTGCAATTTACGGAAAAATTCACCAAAATAGTCAACCTTCTATCGAACAACTAGAAAGCTTGACTCGTGAAAAATTTGGCAGTCTAAGACAACCGATTCCCAGAAATTTATCCTTTACTGAAATTGCTAGTTGCGGCACGGTTAAAGGTGAAAAGGGGGAGGCTTTTATCGTTCCCCATAGGTGGACTTTTCCCAATAGTGTTCAGGGACCAGCTTTAAATAATGCCAGTGAGCAAAAAAGACGCTTTTCCGGTTCTAGCTATGAATGTATCCGAAAAATTTTTGAGCCAGAAACGGCCGATTTGCTATTAGGACCCCTGGAGGATCAAATTAATGGTGAACGCTATCGTCATCTCGATACCCAATTCCATGAAGCGGGTCATGCTAGTGGGTTGGGATTTGACTTAAAACTCAAAAATAAACTGTTTCAAAACTATACCTATGCCGGAGTCGAGGAGTGGCGCTCAGATAGTTTAGGCTTTGAATTTGCCGATTGTGCTTTACCTGCCGAAGAAGCGGGAAAATTAGTCGCTGTTAATTTCTGCATTCGCTTTGGTTTAGATGCTCACCGTTTAGGGGGTTTAGAAAAAGATGTGGATGTCCACGCTAGTTTGATCAGTTTGGAATATCTCTTGCAAAATGATGCCATTTATCTCACAAAAAATGGTCAATTGTCTCTGCGTAATGTCAGTTATCCAGGCTTACTAAAAGCGGTGGAAATGCACCGAACAAAAGCCTTATCTCTAACGCGAAGGGAGTTAAATCTAAATAGTCCAACAGGTCTTTTTGCTCTGTATAAAGTAGAGATTCATCCCGCAACCCAATTAATTTTTCAGGGACTAATTGTAGAGCGCTGCCGAGGAATTTGGTTAGAGTTACAATAA